One Oryzomonas sagensis DNA segment encodes these proteins:
- the bfr gene encoding bacterioferritin, with amino-acid sequence MKGNDKIIEHLNLRLAEELTAINQYMVHAEMCDNWDYDRLHKAIEKRAIDEMKHAEKLIARILFLEGRPIVSDLNKIHIGAEVPKMHANDRSAEEAAIKGYNESIRLAVEVGDNGTRELLEDILEEEEAHIDWLEAQLDQIKQMGAQNYLVEQMH; translated from the coding sequence ATGAAGGGAAACGACAAGATCATCGAACACCTCAATCTGCGCCTGGCAGAGGAGCTGACCGCCATCAACCAGTATATGGTCCATGCGGAGATGTGCGACAACTGGGACTACGACCGGTTGCACAAGGCCATCGAGAAGCGCGCCATCGACGAGATGAAGCACGCCGAAAAACTGATTGCCCGCATCCTCTTCCTGGAAGGGCGCCCCATCGTCAGCGACCTCAACAAGATCCATATCGGTGCCGAGGTGCCCAAGATGCATGCAAACGACCGGAGTGCCGAAGAGGCCGCCATCAAGGGATACAACGAGAGCATCAGGCTGGCGGTGGAGGTGGGCGACAACGGGACCCGCGAATTGCTGGAGGACATCCTGGAGGAGGAAGAGGCGCACATCGACTGGCTGGAAGCACAGCTCGACCAGATCAAGCAGATGGGTGCCCAGAACTACCTGGTGGAGCAGATGCACTGA
- a CDS encoding DUF2284 domain-containing protein produces MADQTILQRIFNDAGFSDFRWIDPSEIVVAQWVRMKCRFGCNEYGRNAACPPNTPAVDECRKFFHEFRLGVLFHIPMRLEDPEQRHDWSREVNRALLEVERQAFISGYHKAFLLFMDSCTLCRECAGSRDHCRNRKLARPSPEGMGVDVFATVAKFGYPLAVLPDYEQEMNRYAFLMIE; encoded by the coding sequence ATGGCTGACCAGACGATACTGCAACGGATATTCAATGATGCGGGATTTTCCGATTTCCGCTGGATCGATCCTTCCGAGATCGTTGTTGCACAATGGGTGCGGATGAAATGCCGGTTCGGCTGCAACGAGTATGGCAGGAACGCCGCCTGTCCCCCCAACACCCCTGCCGTGGACGAGTGCCGGAAGTTCTTCCATGAATTTCGGTTGGGTGTGCTCTTCCATATCCCCATGCGTCTGGAAGACCCGGAACAGCGGCATGACTGGTCACGGGAGGTCAACCGCGCGCTGCTGGAGGTGGAACGGCAGGCGTTCATCAGCGGCTACCACAAGGCCTTCCTCCTCTTCATGGACAGTTGCACACTCTGCCGGGAGTGCGCCGGCAGCCGGGACCACTGCCGCAATCGCAAGCTGGCACGCCCGTCCCCCGAGGGGATGGGCGTGGATGTCTTTGCCACCGTGGCCAAGTTCGGCTATCCCCTTGCGGTGTTGCCCGATTACGAACAGGAGATGAACCGTTACGCATTTCTGATGATAGAGTAG
- a CDS encoding xanthine dehydrogenase family protein molybdopterin-binding subunit yields MSGIIKVSRRDFIKTGLLAGGGLVLACHIPLGGRAAAAAAATTTFAPNAFLRIGTDGSVTVIVNKSEMGQGVYTSLPMLIAEELACDWNKVRVEAAPVAPEYNHAQYGPFMVTGGSSSVRSEWERLSRAGAAAREMLVAAAAKGWRVEPATCRAENGVVIGPGGKRSGYGSLAARAAKLPVPREPKLKGLKQRQLLGKAIHRLDSPAKINGTALFGIDVHTPGMLTAVIARPPVFGGTVKGFDPQKALAVPGVKQVVAVPAGVAVVADGFWPAQKGRELLEITWNEGQWAQISTPAMREEYSRLSAMPGLAARHDGDAPAELAKAARTLQAEYEVPYLAHATMEPLNCFVDLKKESCLIRTGSQFQTADRNAAAREAGLKPEQVSLETTFLGGGFGRRACTGSDFVIEAVQVAKAVGKPVKVIRSREDDMRAGYYRPMWYDRIAACLDGTGFPLAWRHTIVGQSIIAGTPFESAMVKGGIDHTSVEGASEISYNIPNVLVDLHTTTNGVPVLWWRSVGHSHNAFVVESFLDELAHSAGLDPYQYRRSLLAHHPRHLAVLQTAAEKAGWGTKLPAGTGRGIAVHESFGSFIAQVAEVSLDAAGQVQVHRVVCAIDCGRIVNPDTIAAQMESGIVFGLSAALYGAITLKNGRVEQGNFDTYPLVRMQGSPRVEVHIIPSDEPPGGVGEPGVPPIAPAVANALFAATGARVRSLPLTPEKVAAARGTA; encoded by the coding sequence ATGAGCGGGATCATCAAGGTGAGCCGACGGGACTTCATCAAGACCGGCCTACTGGCGGGAGGCGGGCTGGTCCTGGCCTGCCATATCCCCCTGGGCGGCCGCGCCGCTGCCGCCGCTGCCGCGACAACGACCTTCGCCCCCAACGCCTTCCTGCGCATCGGCACCGACGGCAGCGTGACCGTCATCGTCAACAAGTCCGAGATGGGCCAGGGGGTCTACACCTCCCTCCCCATGCTGATCGCCGAGGAGCTTGCGTGCGACTGGAACAAGGTGCGGGTCGAGGCGGCACCGGTGGCGCCGGAATACAACCATGCCCAGTACGGCCCTTTCATGGTGACCGGCGGCAGCAGCAGCGTGCGCTCCGAATGGGAGCGGCTCTCCAGGGCCGGCGCGGCGGCCCGCGAGATGCTGGTGGCGGCGGCAGCCAAGGGGTGGCGGGTGGAGCCTGCAACCTGCCGGGCCGAGAACGGCGTGGTCATCGGCCCCGGCGGCAAGCGCTCCGGCTACGGCAGCCTGGCGGCCCGGGCCGCCAAACTGCCGGTACCCCGGGAGCCGAAGCTGAAGGGCCTAAAACAACGGCAACTGCTCGGCAAAGCGATCCACCGCCTGGACAGCCCGGCCAAGATCAACGGCACGGCGCTCTTCGGCATCGACGTGCACACCCCCGGCATGCTGACCGCGGTCATCGCCCGGCCGCCGGTCTTCGGCGGCACGGTGAAAGGTTTCGATCCGCAGAAGGCCCTGGCGGTGCCGGGGGTGAAGCAGGTGGTGGCCGTGCCCGCCGGGGTGGCGGTGGTGGCCGACGGCTTCTGGCCGGCCCAGAAGGGGCGCGAACTGCTGGAGATTACCTGGAACGAGGGGCAGTGGGCGCAAATCTCCACACCCGCCATGCGCGAGGAGTATAGCCGGCTCTCCGCCATGCCGGGGTTGGCGGCACGCCATGACGGCGACGCCCCGGCCGAACTGGCCAAGGCGGCCCGCACCCTCCAGGCCGAGTACGAGGTGCCCTACCTGGCCCATGCCACCATGGAACCGCTCAACTGCTTCGTGGATCTGAAGAAGGAGAGCTGCCTGATCCGCACCGGCTCCCAGTTCCAGACCGCGGACCGCAACGCCGCTGCTCGGGAGGCCGGGCTCAAGCCGGAACAGGTCAGCCTGGAGACCACCTTCCTGGGCGGGGGGTTCGGCCGGAGGGCCTGCACCGGGTCGGACTTCGTCATCGAGGCGGTGCAGGTGGCCAAGGCGGTCGGGAAACCGGTCAAGGTGATCCGCTCCCGCGAGGACGACATGCGGGCCGGCTACTACCGCCCCATGTGGTATGACCGCATCGCCGCCTGCCTGGACGGCACGGGCTTCCCCCTGGCCTGGCGCCACACCATCGTGGGGCAGTCCATCATCGCCGGCACCCCCTTCGAGTCGGCCATGGTGAAAGGGGGTATCGACCACACCTCGGTTGAGGGCGCCTCGGAGATATCCTATAACATCCCCAACGTGCTGGTGGACCTGCACACCACGACGAACGGGGTGCCGGTGCTCTGGTGGCGCTCGGTGGGGCATTCCCACAACGCCTTTGTGGTGGAGAGCTTCCTGGACGAATTGGCCCACAGCGCAGGCTTAGACCCCTACCAGTACCGCCGCTCGCTGCTGGCACACCATCCCCGCCACCTGGCCGTGCTACAGACCGCGGCCGAAAAGGCGGGCTGGGGTACGAAGCTGCCAGCCGGCACCGGCCGGGGCATCGCCGTGCACGAGTCCTTCGGCAGCTTTATCGCCCAGGTGGCCGAGGTCTCCCTGGATGCCGCGGGCCAGGTGCAGGTCCATCGCGTCGTCTGCGCCATCGACTGCGGCCGGATCGTCAACCCGGACACCATCGCGGCCCAGATGGAATCGGGCATCGTCTTCGGGCTCTCGGCGGCGCTCTACGGAGCCATCACCCTCAAGAACGGCCGGGTGGAGCAGGGCAACTTCGATACCTACCCGCTGGTGCGCATGCAGGGCTCGCCCCGGGTGGAGGTGCACATCATCCCCAGCGACGAGCCGCCCGGCGGCGTGGGCGAGCCGGGCGTCCCCCCCATCGCGCCGGCCGTGGCCAACGCCCTGTTCGCCGCCACGGGCGCCCGGGTGCGTTCGCTCCCCCTGACGCCGGAGAAGGTAGCGGCCGCCCGGGGCACGGCATGA
- a CDS encoding nucleotidyltransferase family protein has product MTGRVGAILLAAGLSRRMGTCKQLLPLGGTTVITRCLEGLLAGGAEEVIVVVGPQGEAVAEEARRHPVRIVRTTDPHGDMACSVRTGRAALPPTVSGVLIAPCDHPLVLPATVAGLLAAHRRDPRAIIIPSHGGRRGHPTCFPRGILDELDDTGTLRDLVRRDPGRLRHLETEDQGVVLDMDTPEDYRHIVTVWRELKVVQE; this is encoded by the coding sequence GTGACGGGCCGGGTCGGGGCGATCCTCCTGGCCGCCGGCCTCTCCCGGCGCATGGGGACCTGCAAGCAACTGCTCCCCTTGGGCGGTACGACGGTCATTACCCGCTGCCTGGAAGGCCTGCTGGCCGGGGGGGCGGAAGAGGTCATCGTGGTGGTGGGCCCCCAGGGGGAGGCCGTGGCCGAGGAGGCCCGCCGCCATCCGGTTCGCATCGTGCGGACCACGGACCCACACGGCGATATGGCATGCTCGGTCAGGACCGGCCGCGCGGCACTGCCGCCCACCGTCAGCGGGGTCCTCATCGCCCCCTGCGACCACCCCCTGGTCTTGCCCGCAACCGTCGCCGGGTTGCTGGCGGCGCACCGCCGCGACCCGAGGGCCATCATCATCCCCTCCCACGGGGGGAGGCGCGGCCACCCTACCTGCTTCCCCCGCGGGATTCTCGACGAACTCGACGACACCGGCACCCTGCGCGACCTGGTCCGCCGCGACCCGGGGCGGCTCCGCCATCTGGAGACCGAGGATCAAGGGGTGGTGCTGGACATGGACACCCCCGAGGATTACCGCCACATCGTCACGGTCTGGAGAGAACTCAAGGTTGTTCAAGAATAG
- a CDS encoding (2Fe-2S)-binding protein, which produces MITFSLNGKKQSVDLSPDTPLLWVLRDHLHLTGTKFGCGEGLCGACTVHIDGRAERSCITPLSEVQGKKVTTIEGIAANHPVKKAWLADEVSQCGYCQPGQIMSAVALMKEKPHPTDADIDSAMSGNLCRCGTYGRIRRAIHTAAAGGKGGKQS; this is translated from the coding sequence GTGATCACCTTCTCCCTCAACGGCAAGAAACAGTCCGTGGACCTCAGCCCCGACACCCCGCTCCTCTGGGTGCTGCGGGACCACCTGCATCTCACCGGCACCAAGTTCGGCTGCGGCGAGGGTCTGTGCGGCGCCTGCACGGTCCATATCGACGGCCGGGCGGAACGCTCCTGCATCACGCCGCTGAGCGAGGTACAGGGCAAAAAGGTCACCACCATCGAGGGGATCGCCGCAAACCATCCCGTGAAAAAGGCCTGGCTGGCCGACGAGGTCTCCCAGTGCGGCTACTGCCAGCCGGGGCAGATCATGAGCGCCGTGGCGCTCATGAAAGAGAAGCCCCACCCCACGGATGCGGACATCGACAGCGCCATGAGCGGCAACCTCTGCCGCTGCGGCACCTACGGCCGCATCCGGCGGGCGATCCATACCGCCGCCGCGGGCGGGAAGGGAGGTAAACAGTCATGA
- a CDS encoding NADH:flavin oxidoreductase/NADH oxidase, producing the protein MSNLFTPLAMRSVTFRNRIFVSPMCQYSSRDGLPTDWHMVHLGSRAVGGAGLVMVEATAVSPEGRISPDDSGIWNDDHVAAFKPIVRFIRENGAVPGVQLAHAGRKASCDLPWRGSGPVGPDARGWQPLAPSPEPFAPGHPVPHELTLADLDTVENQFRAAARRSLAAGFQVAEIHMAHGYLLHEFLSPLANLREDDYGGSLENRMRFPLRVARAVREEWPLDLPLFVRLSCVDWAEGGWSLDQSVCLCRLLKELGVDLIDCSSGFVASGERVPFAPGFQVPFAAAIRAEAALPTGAVGLITDPVQAEQILVTGQADAVFLAREMLRDPYWPLHAARELGVEAVWPDQYLRAGKQG; encoded by the coding sequence ATGAGTAACCTCTTCACACCGCTCGCCATGCGTTCCGTTACCTTCCGCAATCGTATCTTCGTCTCTCCCATGTGCCAGTATTCCAGCCGGGACGGCCTGCCCACCGACTGGCATATGGTCCATCTGGGCAGCCGTGCCGTGGGAGGCGCCGGCCTGGTGATGGTCGAAGCCACCGCCGTGAGTCCCGAAGGACGTATCAGCCCCGACGACAGCGGCATCTGGAACGATGATCATGTGGCGGCATTCAAGCCGATCGTCCGTTTCATCCGCGAGAACGGGGCCGTACCGGGCGTCCAGTTGGCCCATGCCGGACGCAAGGCGTCCTGCGACCTCCCCTGGCGCGGCAGTGGACCGGTGGGGCCGGATGCCCGGGGGTGGCAGCCGCTGGCCCCCAGCCCGGAGCCGTTTGCCCCCGGCCACCCCGTGCCCCATGAACTTACCCTTGCCGACCTGGATACGGTCGAAAACCAATTCCGCGCCGCGGCGCGCCGCTCCTTGGCGGCCGGTTTCCAGGTGGCGGAGATTCACATGGCCCATGGCTACCTGCTGCACGAATTCCTCTCCCCCCTGGCGAACCTGCGGGAGGACGACTACGGCGGCAGCCTCGAGAACAGGATGCGCTTCCCGCTGCGGGTGGCCCGGGCCGTGCGCGAGGAATGGCCCCTGGATTTGCCGCTGTTCGTGCGGCTCTCCTGCGTCGACTGGGCCGAGGGGGGCTGGAGCCTCGACCAGTCGGTATGTCTCTGCCGCCTGCTCAAGGAGCTGGGGGTTGATCTGATCGATTGCTCGTCCGGTTTTGTTGCCTCGGGCGAGCGGGTGCCCTTTGCCCCCGGTTTCCAGGTCCCCTTTGCCGCCGCAATCCGCGCCGAGGCGGCCCTCCCCACCGGTGCGGTCGGCCTCATTACCGACCCGGTCCAGGCGGAACAGATCCTGGTTACCGGCCAGGCCGATGCCGTATTCCTGGCCCGGGAGATGCTGCGCGATCCCTACTGGCCCCTGCATGCCGCCCGCGAACTGGGGGTGGAGGCTGTCTGGCCGGATCAATACCTGCGGGCCGGGAAACAGGGATGA
- a CDS encoding DUF4124 domain-containing protein: MKIVAMAAIALCCTVAGGNAQTYRWIDDQGVVNFTDSLEAVPAKYRHKVLKGPDITTRDPRIKEEIQQQEERARQEDASRPPVTTTPDYVPPPMEIAPPKVESDELPPGRTRSQKILDNIERRKAEEEKAQQSGSQQ; this comes from the coding sequence ATGAAAATCGTGGCCATGGCGGCGATAGCCCTCTGTTGCACGGTTGCCGGGGGCAACGCCCAGACGTACCGTTGGATCGATGACCAGGGAGTGGTCAATTTTACCGATAGCCTGGAGGCGGTGCCGGCCAAGTATCGCCACAAGGTTCTCAAGGGGCCGGATATCACCACCCGCGACCCGCGGATCAAGGAAGAGATACAACAGCAGGAGGAGCGGGCTCGCCAGGAGGATGCATCCCGGCCGCCGGTGACCACGACGCCTGACTATGTGCCGCCGCCGATGGAGATCGCGCCGCCCAAGGTTGAGAGCGACGAGCTCCCCCCCGGACGGACGCGGAGCCAGAAAATCCTGGACAACATAGAGCGGCGCAAGGCCGAAGAGGAAAAGGCCCAGCAGTCCGGCAGCCAGCAATGA
- a CDS encoding ABC-F family ATP-binding cassette domain-containing protein — MIHLSNITKQHGSQVLFRDASFQILPGTRNGLVGPNGAGKTTIFRIITGEEEVDGGEITCAKRTTIGYFSQDAGEMAGRSALEEVMAGSAETMRLAAELKEMEAAMCLPRSDDDMAALLERYGVAQEEFEHRGGYDLDTRAQTVLTGLGIGPDRFDHPVESFSGGWKMRINLAKILTLKPDVLLLDEPTNHLDVESIIWLEEWLANDFDGALLMTSHDRDFMNRIVTRIIEVANKTVTTYGGNYDFYERERDIRREQLLASHRRQQEMLAKEEEFIARFAARASHAAQVQSRVKKIDKIERIEIPPEERVVRFEFSEPPRSGDDVVVMEGLAKSWQLPGGGVHPVFSGVSGIIRRQNKIAVVGVNGAGKSTFLKVLAGRTEQTAGHVNLGANVELGYFSQHAMDILDPKKSVFETVQAAMPLATIGMIRNLLGAFLFQGDTVDKRIENLSGGEKSRVVLATLLARPVNFLVLDEPTNHLDIRSREILLEALQGFGGTVVLVSHDRHFLRLLVDRVFEIDHGEMRVYEGNYEYYLGKSHAAAALRE, encoded by the coding sequence ATGATCCACCTTTCCAATATCACCAAGCAGCACGGCTCGCAGGTCCTGTTCCGCGACGCCAGCTTCCAGATACTCCCCGGCACGCGCAACGGCCTGGTGGGGCCGAACGGGGCCGGCAAGACCACCATCTTCCGCATCATCACCGGCGAAGAAGAGGTGGACGGCGGCGAGATCACCTGCGCCAAACGGACCACCATCGGCTATTTCTCCCAGGATGCGGGGGAGATGGCGGGGCGCTCGGCCCTGGAGGAGGTCATGGCCGGCTCGGCGGAGACCATGCGCCTGGCGGCTGAGTTGAAGGAGATGGAGGCGGCCATGTGCCTGCCCCGGTCCGACGACGACATGGCCGCCCTGCTGGAGCGCTACGGCGTGGCCCAGGAGGAGTTCGAGCATCGGGGCGGCTACGACCTGGACACCCGGGCCCAGACCGTGCTGACCGGCCTCGGCATCGGGCCGGACCGCTTCGACCACCCGGTGGAGTCCTTCAGCGGCGGTTGGAAGATGCGCATCAACCTGGCCAAGATACTGACCCTCAAACCTGACGTGCTGCTCTTGGACGAACCGACCAACCACCTGGACGTGGAGTCGATCATCTGGCTGGAGGAGTGGCTGGCCAACGACTTCGACGGCGCGCTGCTCATGACCAGCCATGACCGGGACTTCATGAACCGCATCGTCACCCGCATCATCGAGGTGGCCAACAAGACCGTTACCACCTACGGCGGCAATTACGATTTCTACGAACGGGAGCGCGACATCCGCCGGGAGCAGCTTCTGGCCAGCCACCGCCGCCAGCAGGAGATGCTGGCCAAGGAGGAGGAGTTCATCGCCCGTTTTGCCGCCCGCGCCTCCCATGCGGCCCAGGTGCAGTCGCGGGTCAAGAAGATCGACAAGATCGAGCGCATCGAGATCCCGCCCGAGGAGCGGGTGGTGCGCTTCGAGTTCAGCGAACCGCCCCGGAGCGGGGACGACGTAGTGGTCATGGAGGGGCTGGCCAAGAGCTGGCAGTTGCCCGGCGGCGGGGTACACCCGGTTTTCAGCGGGGTATCCGGCATCATCCGCCGCCAGAACAAGATCGCCGTGGTGGGGGTCAACGGCGCCGGAAAGTCCACCTTCCTCAAGGTCCTTGCCGGCCGGACCGAACAGACCGCGGGCCACGTCAATCTGGGTGCCAATGTGGAACTGGGCTATTTCAGCCAGCACGCCATGGACATCCTCGACCCAAAGAAGAGCGTCTTCGAAACGGTGCAGGCAGCCATGCCCCTGGCCACTATCGGCATGATCCGCAACCTGCTGGGCGCCTTTCTCTTCCAGGGAGACACGGTGGACAAACGCATCGAAAACCTGTCCGGCGGCGAGAAGAGCCGGGTGGTGCTGGCGACGCTGCTGGCGCGGCCGGTCAATTTCCTGGTGCTGGACGAGCCGACCAACCATCTGGACATCAGATCCCGGGAGATCCTGCTGGAGGCCCTGCAGGGGTTCGGCGGAACCGTCGTGCTGGTCAGCCACGACCGCCACTTCCTGCGCCTGCTGGTGGACCGGGTATTCGAGATCGACCACGGCGAAATGCGCGTCTACGAGGGGAATTACGAATATTACCTCGGCAAGTCTCATGCCGCGGCAGCTTTGCGGGAATAA
- a CDS encoding XdhC family protein codes for MTDLELYEEMARLARQGEPFVLATVVAHSGSSPRKSGAKMLVRNDGTVLGSVGGGRVELESVRAAQAALGDGEQRTLPFVLTEEQGFACGGSMTVFIDPQGRRPLLVMFGAGHVGRAVTLLAHTCGFRVTVVDDRPDCSTHALLPGADAIVCAPGKEAFGQLALDRESFVVIATPGHLHDFDAVRGCLATEAGFVGLLGSRRKRETLLALLEQEGVGEEQRRRIVTPVGLDIGAQTPEEIAVSIVGQLIQLRKKP; via the coding sequence ATGACCGATCTGGAACTCTACGAGGAGATGGCGCGGCTCGCCCGGCAGGGCGAACCGTTTGTCCTGGCCACCGTCGTCGCCCACAGCGGCTCGTCCCCCCGCAAGTCCGGCGCCAAGATGCTGGTGCGGAATGACGGGACCGTGCTGGGGAGCGTGGGAGGCGGCAGGGTGGAGTTGGAGAGCGTCCGGGCGGCCCAGGCCGCCCTCGGCGACGGTGAACAGCGTACCCTCCCCTTTGTGCTGACCGAGGAGCAGGGCTTTGCCTGCGGCGGCAGCATGACGGTCTTTATCGACCCCCAGGGGCGCCGGCCGCTCCTGGTCATGTTCGGGGCCGGTCATGTGGGCAGGGCGGTCACACTGCTCGCCCATACCTGCGGCTTCCGCGTGACCGTGGTTGACGACCGTCCCGACTGCAGCACCCACGCCCTGCTCCCCGGGGCCGACGCCATCGTCTGCGCCCCGGGGAAAGAGGCTTTCGGGCAGCTGGCGCTCGACCGGGAGAGCTTCGTGGTGATCGCCACGCCGGGGCACCTGCACGACTTCGACGCCGTGCGGGGATGCCTGGCCACCGAGGCCGGGTTCGTGGGCCTGTTGGGAAGCCGGCGCAAGCGGGAGACCCTGCTGGCGCTCCTGGAGCAGGAGGGGGTTGGCGAGGAACAGCGAAGGCGGATCGTCACCCCGGTCGGCCTGGACATCGGCGCCCAGACCCCGGAGGAGATCGCAGTCAGCATCGTAGGGCAGTTGATCCAACTCAGGAAAAAACCGTGA
- a CDS encoding peptide chain release factor family protein, giving the protein MTVEIRESDITVEFYRGSGPGGQHRNVTDSAVRIRHLPTGIVAQASESRSQLQNREVAMARLRVALEKRERKVKKRIATRVPRKAREERLSAKKIVSQRKRLRTTLD; this is encoded by the coding sequence ATGACGGTTGAGATTCGTGAATCCGACATAACGGTGGAGTTCTACCGCGGGTCCGGGCCGGGCGGCCAGCACCGGAACGTGACCGACTCGGCGGTGCGCATCCGCCATCTGCCGACCGGCATCGTGGCCCAGGCCTCGGAGAGCCGTTCCCAGCTCCAGAACCGGGAGGTCGCCATGGCACGTCTGCGGGTTGCGTTGGAAAAGCGCGAACGCAAGGTGAAGAAGCGCATCGCCACCCGTGTGCCCAGGAAGGCCCGGGAAGAACGCCTGAGCGCGAAGAAGATCGTGTCCCAGCGCAAGCGGCTGCGTACGACGCTCGATTGA
- the greB gene encoding transcription elongation factor GreB has protein sequence MTNLITPEGLKKLEAEFHYLWRVERPKIVQGVSDAAAEGDRSENAEYIYGKKRLREIDRKLKHLGSRLKLLKPATPPANPQMVSFGCWVTYEDEDGNERCYQLVGPDEFDVSQGRISIDSPVGQALLQKKLDDEVVIRRPNGDLTVYITDIGATRPAGAPR, from the coding sequence ATGACAAACCTGATTACCCCTGAGGGATTAAAGAAACTGGAAGCGGAGTTCCACTACCTCTGGCGGGTGGAACGCCCCAAGATCGTTCAGGGGGTGTCCGACGCGGCGGCGGAAGGGGATCGCTCCGAGAATGCGGAATACATCTACGGCAAAAAAAGGCTGCGGGAGATCGACCGCAAGCTGAAACACCTGGGGAGCCGGCTCAAGCTGCTCAAACCGGCCACCCCCCCGGCCAACCCCCAGATGGTTTCCTTCGGCTGCTGGGTAACCTACGAAGACGAGGATGGCAACGAGCGCTGCTATCAGCTGGTCGGCCCGGATGAATTCGACGTAAGCCAGGGGCGAATCAGCATCGATTCGCCGGTCGGCCAGGCCCTGCTGCAGAAAAAGCTCGACGACGAGGTTGTTATCAGGCGCCCCAATGGCGATCTGACGGTCTATATTACCGACATCGGCGCCACGCGCCCGGCCGGAGCCCCTCGGTAA
- a CDS encoding cold-shock protein, with protein sequence MVNGTVKWFNDSKGFGFLEQEGGEDVFVHFSAIVGDGFKSLAEGDRVTFEITRGPKGLQAANVTRV encoded by the coding sequence ATGGTAAACGGAACAGTGAAATGGTTTAACGACAGCAAGGGGTTTGGTTTTCTTGAGCAGGAAGGTGGCGAGGATGTTTTCGTTCATTTTTCCGCGATTGTTGGCGACGGCTTCAAATCCCTCGCTGAAGGCGACAGGGTTACGTTCGAAATAACCCGTGGTCCGAAAGGTCTGCAGGCCGCCAACGTTACCAGGGTTTAA